A genomic window from Thermococcus nautili includes:
- a CDS encoding type II toxin-antitoxin system HicB family antitoxin, translating into MKLKVVLEPQPEGGYVAYVPALPGCVSQGETVEEALKNIREAIELYLEVAEEMKLQETLREIKRKNNVQIAEVSV; encoded by the coding sequence GTGAAGCTGAAAGTTGTGCTTGAACCCCAGCCTGAAGGTGGATACGTCGCGTACGTTCCCGCGTTGCCCGGTTGCGTGAGTCAGGGTGAGACAGTAGAGGAGGCTCTCAAAAACATTAGGGAGGCAATAGAGCTGTACCTTGAGGTAGCTGAAGAGATGAAGCTTCAAGAGACCCTGCGCGAGATAAAGCGCAAGAATAACGTCCAAATTGCGGAGGTTTCGGTGTGA
- a CDS encoding type II toxin-antitoxin system HicA family toxin produces the protein MKLPRDVSGLELIKALQKLDYKPVRQKGSHVVLVNDSGKMVVVPLHKRLKTGLLKAIMREVGITTAELLELLDDP, from the coding sequence GTGAAACTTCCACGTGATGTTTCGGGGCTTGAGCTTATAAAAGCCCTCCAGAAACTGGACTACAAACCCGTAAGACAAAAGGGCTCTCACGTCGTTCTCGTCAACGATTCGGGCAAGATGGTCGTTGTTCCTCTCCACAAGCGTCTTAAAACTGGCCTCTTGAAGGCCATAATGCGCGAGGTTGGTATAACAACGGCCGAGCTGTTGGAACTGCTTGATGACCCGTAA
- a CDS encoding PIN domain-containing protein has translation MAHRREWLVLPDTNFLLVPGQFGVDIVSELNRILDVKFKIVVPNVVLEELDVIERKTRGRDLLAVRMAKKLAERFETVEIGEFGKRPIDDQIYDFAVKNERVIVCTNDKGLKKRLRERGIPVVYLRSKKILELEGMLE, from the coding sequence ATGGCCCATAGGAGAGAATGGCTCGTTCTTCCAGACACCAACTTCCTCCTCGTTCCCGGCCAGTTCGGGGTCGACATAGTTTCCGAGCTCAACAGAATCCTCGACGTGAAGTTCAAAATCGTCGTTCCAAACGTGGTTCTCGAAGAACTCGACGTCATAGAGCGGAAGACGCGAGGAAGAGATTTGCTCGCGGTCAGGATGGCGAAGAAATTAGCTGAGCGCTTCGAGACCGTTGAAATCGGGGAGTTCGGGAAGAGGCCGATAGACGACCAGATTTACGACTTCGCCGTCAAGAACGAGAGGGTAATAGTCTGCACCAACGATAAGGGCCTGAAGAAGCGCCTCCGCGAGAGGGGTATCCCAGTGGTTTACCTCCGCTCGAAAAAGATACTTGAGCTCGAAGGCATGCTTGAGTGA
- the eif2g gene encoding translation initiation factor IF-2 subunit gamma — MAKKFRQAEVNIGMVGHVDHGKTTLTKALTGIWTDTHSEELRRGITIKIGFADAEIRKCPKCGRYSTSPVCPYCGAETEFERRVSFIDAPGHEALMTTMLAGASLMDGAVLVVAANEGVMPQTREHLMALQIVGNRNIVIALNKIELVDRETVMKRYQEIKEFVAGTVAENAPIIPISALHGANVDVLLAAIEKFIPTPERDPNKPPKMLVLRSFDVNKPGTPPEKLIGGVIGGSIVQGKLRVGDEIEIRPGVPYEEHGRIKYEPITTEIVSLQAGGRFVEEAYPGGLVGVGTKLDPYLTKGDLMAGNVVGKPGKLPPVWDELRLEVHLLERVVGTEDELKVEPIKRKEVLLLNVGTARTMGLVTGLGKDEVELKLQIPVCAEVGDRVAISRQVGSRWRLIGYGFIKE; from the coding sequence ATGGCCAAGAAGTTTAGGCAGGCCGAGGTTAACATTGGTATGGTAGGTCACGTTGACCACGGAAAGACGACGCTCACCAAGGCTCTAACCGGAATATGGACCGACACGCACAGCGAGGAGCTGAGAAGGGGTATCACGATAAAGATAGGCTTCGCGGACGCGGAGATAAGAAAGTGCCCGAAGTGTGGCAGGTATTCAACCTCTCCGGTCTGCCCGTACTGTGGCGCCGAGACCGAGTTTGAGAGGCGCGTTTCCTTCATAGACGCTCCCGGTCACGAGGCGCTGATGACGACGATGCTCGCTGGCGCCTCGCTCATGGACGGTGCCGTTCTCGTCGTTGCGGCGAACGAGGGAGTCATGCCCCAGACCAGGGAGCACCTGATGGCTTTGCAGATAGTCGGCAACAGGAACATAGTTATAGCGCTCAACAAGATTGAGCTCGTGGATAGGGAGACCGTTATGAAGCGCTACCAGGAGATTAAGGAGTTCGTAGCTGGAACCGTCGCCGAGAACGCCCCGATAATCCCGATTTCGGCACTTCACGGCGCGAACGTTGACGTTCTGCTCGCTGCAATAGAGAAGTTCATACCCACTCCCGAGCGCGACCCGAACAAGCCGCCCAAGATGCTCGTCCTTAGGAGCTTCGACGTCAACAAGCCCGGAACTCCGCCGGAGAAGCTCATCGGTGGTGTCATCGGCGGTTCGATAGTCCAAGGCAAGCTCAGGGTCGGAGACGAGATAGAGATTCGCCCGGGCGTTCCCTACGAGGAGCACGGCAGAATCAAGTACGAGCCGATAACGACCGAGATTGTCTCGCTCCAGGCTGGAGGAAGGTTCGTCGAGGAGGCCTACCCAGGTGGACTCGTCGGCGTCGGAACCAAACTCGACCCCTACCTCACCAAGGGCGACCTCATGGCCGGAAACGTCGTCGGAAAGCCCGGGAAGTTACCCCCGGTGTGGGACGAGCTCCGCCTCGAAGTCCACCTGCTCGAGCGCGTCGTTGGAACCGAGGACGAGCTCAAGGTCGAGCCCATCAAGAGGAAGGAAGTGCTCCTCCTCAACGTTGGCACCGCCAGAACGATGGGCCTCGTCACCGGGCTCGGCAAGGACGAGGTCGAGCTCAAGCTCCAGATTCCGGTCTGCGCTGAAGTTGGAGACAGGGTTGCCATCAGCAGGCAGGTTGGCTCAAGGTGGCGCCTCATCGGCTACGGCTTCATAAAGGAGTGA
- a CDS encoding 30S ribosomal protein S6e: MATFKLVISNPKTGIAKQVEITRGEAEKLVGKRIGEEISAKELGLNLREIFGDESIPEDAKLKITGGTDKDGFPMRPDVHGPRRVKILLSKGPGFRPREKGERRKKTVHGNTISPNIVQVNLKIVL; this comes from the coding sequence ATGGCCACTTTCAAGCTCGTTATATCGAACCCGAAGACCGGTATAGCGAAGCAGGTTGAGATAACCCGTGGAGAGGCAGAGAAGCTCGTAGGAAAGCGCATAGGCGAGGAAATCTCAGCGAAGGAACTCGGACTCAACCTCAGGGAGATATTCGGCGACGAGAGCATTCCGGAGGATGCCAAGCTCAAGATAACCGGCGGAACCGACAAGGACGGCTTCCCCATGAGGCCCGACGTCCACGGCCCGAGGAGGGTCAAGATACTCCTCTCAAAGGGACCGGGCTTTAGGCCCAGGGAGAAGGGTGAGAGGAGGAAGAAGACCGTCCACGGCAACACCATAAGCCCGAACATCGTCCAGGTCAACCTGAAGATAGTTCTTTGA
- a CDS encoding preprotein translocase subunit Sec61beta, translating to MAKEKTTLPPTGAGLMRFFDEDTRAIKVSPKGVIAMTLILVAIEFLLHAFGPSIFG from the coding sequence ATGGCGAAGGAAAAGACCACACTTCCGCCGACCGGAGCGGGGCTGATGAGGTTCTTCGACGAGGACACGAGGGCCATAAAGGTCAGCCCGAAGGGCGTCATAGCGATGACCCTCATACTGGTTGCGATAGAGTTTCTGCTTCACGCCTTCGGTCCGAGCATCTTTGGCTAA